CTTGCAAAACTAgcgtaagaaaaagaaattatagCATAGGCCTTTTTAGATGGAGGCGCTGGTGGtaaagagataagagagagtggAATCTAGGGCAAACTTCCGGAATATGAAGTTTCCTTAATGATCGGGAACAGTCAGATGCTTGTTCTCTTCGGGAACAACCTTCGGGTTGTTCTAAATGGCTGTTCCGCATCGAATCCTTCAAAACGACATCTGACTTCCTGAATCtgtcttcttttctctttcacctgctccaaacctggaatgatatcaattaaacacgaattaggactgagaattagctcaaagcacacatataatggtattaaaaacaccatatatctatttccccagacttagatccttgtttgtcctcgaacaagGCCAAGCCTCAAGAACAGAGAGAAAAGTTTGAAAGAGTGGGAACTCGCTTTTCCtgaataatcatgctcttaccacatatctctgaaccatacaagctgtAGACTTAGACCGCACACCCTTACCAGAACACCCACGATCGCTGTTCGAGAATCAGCTTCATACTCCCTATCTCATACCTGAAAAGGTCGCACTATCCAGACAAAACTCCTTAAACATCAATTAAGAACAGCGTGAGCTTCTCTTTACAGTcactattcagggtagacgggttGATAAGGAACATGTTGTTTTATGGTGGAGCTGatagtgtttaggggctaccgtATTTAAGTGTATGCAGGATATCGCGCAAAATAGCAAGAGAGGACGGATCTATTGATGTCCACAACCCATACTCGTTTCTGCTTCACGGATGTGGTTGTTCTCCACTTCGGGTCAATCATATGACTGTTCTCCAGCTCTTgacttctttgttttgtttttttttttttttttgaataatattgaTAGGGTTTAGAGGGAAAGGTATCGGGGTGAATGTTTTGCAGCCACTGGTGGTCTATCATTTTGTTTCTCACGGGTCACCATTGTTCCTCTGGTCAGATCATGCACCCTAGAATGTTCTTCTTATGTCAGTGCTTGATCTTGTCAATTGTTCTCATTATGCTcgctctctcttctctgaatgtAATGCATTAACGAGTAAGAGGCTGCGTCAATCCTATCATCTCCGActtttttgcacatatctgcacatatgacattGAAAAACAGAGTGCATGAGGGTGAAAATAAAGGCTTACGTACAAGGTTGGAACTAGCAAaaaatgagctagccactcaggatcagcaagattggtaaaaagaataagaagccCTGAGCGTgggtctcgtttccctgatctagtgcccataacaagaagaatttcagtcaggattaggttcaagttaggtggagttgagtctacccagtgtaacctgatcggatgagagcttctggagaatcaaatgagataagtcagagggtgttccaggtccaagtgtgggtctttcatcactgctaaggtcactagATAAGAATGttaaagcacgaggtggttaagAGAATATATCacaaggtcctaattcccacaagagttttagctgactcgattctaaattgactcaataaaacatataaatgacATAAGGACTGactcaaaaacaaagaaataaagtttCAGCACACAGtgcttcccccagacttaatttACACCATCCCTGGTGTGAAATGAATCTGAGGTCAGCCTAAAATCAACACAaggcataaaaataaaacataaaaattaagagTTCAGATGGATAGAACAATGGATAGAGAATAGTCCTTGCGGACTCAGTCGGACTCGCCGCTCTCAGCTGGATCAAACGAACGTCTATTGCGCGAGCGATGAACCTCCTCGGTCGAAGTGCCTGTTCCCATAGGCGCCTTTCCTGGTCGGTGCGATCGTGGAGTCTGCTCTGCTGGAGGCTGTCGCTGGTTACTTCCGCCAATGTAGCCTCCAGTGATGAGATGGAGGATCCTCCGCATGAGGCTGTTGTTCTTCCGCTGCGAGTCAACCATCCAGCGTCGGTAAGCCTGATCATTGGTCACATCAGCCAGCTCTCCGAGGTCGTATGACGGTTCAGCTTCTGGGGTGATGTCCTCAACATCTTCCATGTCCGCGTCAGGTGCTGCAGCACGTGGATCAGTCAAAGGAGCTCAGGTGGAGGGAGGAAGCGTATGTTGTCGAACACGCTGAACCTGGTGATCTTGGGGTGAGGCAGTTTGGTTAACAGCTGGGTACCGGCCTTATCAAAGAAGCTGTAGGTCTCTTCATCACGCATGATGTGGCATGCCATAAGGTACTTGATGTCAAGGTACTGAACCTCTTTGTTGACGCTGTACTTACTCAGATCAATGCCGAAATACTTGAAGAGCGGTGTGAGCAAACTACCGCTTCTGTCCTTCTTGTTCGAACCGTGCATAAGACACTGCCGCCTCTCGCAGATCATGGTCATAAAGTTGAAACCGGGGTTCGCTTTGACCTTTTGAATTGGAATGTCGGACCCAGAAGCTCGGATTTCATCCTCAATACTTGCTCTTTGTCGGAGTTTCATCTACCGGTAGTTTCGAATCTTGCTTTTGTCATCTTCCTCTTCGATTTCACTGACGATACAACGAAATCCAAGTGTTCTTCCTCTTCGTCGGACGGGTCAAATCGAATTATGACGTGTTCTTCCATTTTCGTCTCAGTTCTTCACACAAGGTATTCAATTAGTTCTATTGATTCTCATCTAAGACGAAATCGAGTTGTTCTTCCCTTTtacatagattttttaaaatcgaTTTGTCATATTTCTTAAGGTAAATTCGATTTACGGGTTGATTAAACATCTTATACATCACGATTAACTGTTTgcatgttaatattttatatttgtagttgtaaaatattgatttagGTTTTGGAAAGGGGGAAAGTTTGGTTCTTGAAATCTTATACTAGTTGATGTCCGATTGTGTATGTTTTCAAGTAGAGTAGATATTGTCCGATTGTAATATAGGCCATGGGTCGATTGATTGTTGCTAATTGAATCAATTGAACAAATTGTTGTTCTTTCTGAAATTAGAACTAGGTAGGATAAGGAGAATGTAAATATAAAAGGCATTTGTCTTGCTCTCCTTATTTGTGTTATGATATCGATACTTTAACCTGTTGAACTAACAAGTTTTTTCTACGCTTTTAGATATGTCTCTAGAGTTACCAAAGAGGATTTTTAAGGAAGGCGAGGAGCCCCAAGTGACTCAGATCAATAACAACTGCAAGATTGAATATATTATGCGAAAGTTCACTGAGTGGATGCCAAAGGAGTTGGCAGTTGTGAAGAAAGATCCGGTTTTCTCTCAGATCTTTAAGCTCCATAAGAATGGTCTTAGGTTCTCCGCGAGAGTGGTACACAGCTTCTTGTGTAGGGAGCTGGTGACTTACAAATTCCATGAGTTTGGGTTCGTCTTTGCGAGGAGACCACTCCGATTTTGATTACAAGAATTCCACGCAGTAACCGGGTTTGAGTGCAATACTCATATCTCTCTTAAGGAGTTCGAAGAGTGGAAATATGACGGTGGTTTCTGGAGCAATGTGTTGAGGAGAAAAGATGGAACAGTTACACTCTTCAACCTGTGGAATAaggacaaggaagctgttaAGAAGTGGAAGAATGCAGATCGCATACGACTGATCTATCTGGCCATCATTCTTTGTGTGGTTTTAGCGAGTGATGAGAAGGCTAATATCCCCCTCAAATACATCAAGGTGGTCATGGATCTTGAGAAGGTTCAAAAGTATCCTTGGGGAGTTGCTGCTTAtgaccttctctacaactcaaTAACCAAAACTCGTGACAACCTGAAGGATATAACTACTAGTTATGTGTTGGATGGATTCTCGTACGCCTTCCAGATTGGGGCAATGGAAGCTGTACCAAAGATTGGGAAGCTTTGTGGAAAAAAACTTGACAAAGGTTTCACGAACGGTCCTAGATGCATAAACTGGATGGGAGCTGGAAAGGTGTCATATGAGGAGATCATTCGGTTGGAGCAAATACTGACACCTGAGGTAATCTCTTATCTTTATGTAAGTTGAGTCCATCTGGTTTCTATGAGTTTTATAGGATCTAACTCTATGTACCTTTCTTGTGTAGGATCTATGCATATATCGACTGGAGAGGAAATTATGATGTAGTCCAATCTGATGCTTTTCGCACAGATGATGATGTGAACGATGATAGAGTCAAGAACCTGATGGAGTTGATAAGAACATGACATGATTTTAGTGACCATATTTGGGAAATCGAAGAAGCTCCAGAGGTTTGTTCAGATCTTCATGACGAAGCACCTGTGAATGATGAATCGGCTGTGAATGATGAAGCGGCTGAGAGTGGTGAAGACTACCATACTCCAAAAGGATCAAAGAACCTAGGCGCTACATCAAGAAGGGGTAAGAAGAGGCTTCCGGATCGTGGTATGGAAAAAAGGAAGCATAAGGTTCTCTGTACTGGACCTAAGCAAGCGCCTTTAAATGAAGACATGAAGGCTTTTGTGGCACAGTTGTTTGAGCAGAGTTTCTCTGGAATGGAACAGCGGCTACAAAAACAGATGGCTGAGACATTTGAGCAAATGAGGACAGAGCTTAAAGATTCGCGGAAGGAAGCAAGCGTTGACGTTGAGCTTAGAGAGCCTTCACCGAAGAAGCCTTCACCGAAGAAGCCGTCACCGAAGAAGCCTTCAACGAGCCAGCCACCATTGAGGAGGTCCACACGTGGGGTAATGAAACACTAGTCTTCACCACTCTCTTAAATGTTTGCGTGTCTGTTTGTCTTAATGTCATCTATGATATCGGCCTGAATTTTGTGGTGTTTTATAAGGTCTCGGTTTGTAAGTGTGCTTGGTGTGTTAGACTCCTTGGTTTGTAAGTGTGCTTGGTGTGTTAAGACTCCTTGGTGTGTAAGCGTGTACTTTGAAATTTATGTAAAATGTTGGTGtgtaaaatattagatttttataaaatgttcaTGCAATGACCTTGTTTGTGCTTAATATTATGTTGTTAATTGATTTGATGTGAATTTTAGCCAAGCAGATGTTGATGTTGATGTTGTTAATATTATGTTGTTAACAGGAAGCATCACAGAGTTCATTTGACGTGAATTTTAGCCAAGCAGATGATTTCATTCCCGGGATAGGAATGCAAGGCATTGAAGGTCTTTCTCAGACCTCGTATGTGCCCGACTTTGATCCATCTCAGACCAAGAAGGGAGATGAGTGGTGGACTCCAAGGACTTCAGTCCGAGATTCAATAGCTCCACTGCCG
The window above is part of the Brassica napus cultivar Da-Ae chromosome C8, Da-Ae, whole genome shotgun sequence genome. Proteins encoded here:
- the LOC125591837 gene encoding uncharacterized protein LOC125591837, with protein sequence MSLELPKRIFKEGEEPQVTQINNNCKIEYIMRKFTEWMPKELAVVKKDPVFSQIFKLHKNGLRFSARVVHSFLCRELEFEEWKYDGGFWSNVLRRKDGTVTLFNLWNKDKEAVKKWKNADRIRLIYLAIILCVVLASDEKANIPLKYIKVVMDLEKVQKYPWGVAAYDLLYNSITKTRDNLKDITTSYVLDGFSYAFQIGAMEAVPKIGKLCGKKLDKGFTNGPRCINWMGAGKVSYEEIIRDHIWEIEEAPEVCSDLHDEAPVNDESAVNDEAAESGEDYHTPKGSKNLGATSRRGKKRLPDRGMEKRKHKVLCTGPKQAPLNEDMKAFVAQLFEQSFSGMEQRLQKQMAETFEQMRTELKDSRKEASVDVELREPSPKKPSPKKPSPKKPSTSQPPLRRSTRGEASQSSFDVNFSQADDFIPGIGMQGIEGLSQTSYVPDFDPSQTKKGDEWWTPRTSVRDSIAPLPSHWEKWNKGKGLQLTDSPLRTYGSPQSSLYYCSEESWLGFTEWVKKPTPLPLGPSILNLSIATRIVSPGKWLGNEEMDAVMFIWRVNTTFQRWAPSRVAFMKAMFCLQIHAAYNKFLANKKAYELPDFLLGYGRGEIPSHGRTDQVWGVDVDRLYFPLFVNGNHLVAVCVNINEKKVEVFDCGGGKNRQYIEKFSAMIPRIVKAVAPPKRQKQLLLASYSIVDVPMKTRLNKSCCDCSAYALKHLECNLLGIDLSLLDDEIIMGCRQKIGVDLWEAANDPIYAEAMTRYVLSPWEREEVFDLED